From a region of the Methylocystis hirsuta genome:
- a CDS encoding polyphenol oxidase family protein, with product MTFETPALTARNLSLPGLRHAFFTRGGGVSEGVYASLNGGVGSRDAPPHVEENRARMAARLGVEADRLLVPFQIHSAEARAVREPWSADARPRCDGVVTAEVSLALGVTGADCGMLLFADAKAAVIGACHAGWKGALGGVIEATVREMEAHGARRADVHVALGPAIGATSYEVGPEFIDQFREADESFSRFFTPTAREGHATFDLPGFIGSRVEALDVASFEDLGVDTYADEARCFSYRRSVHRREPDYGRLVSAIALI from the coding sequence ATGACGTTCGAAACGCCTGCGCTGACCGCGCGAAATCTCAGCCTGCCCGGCCTGCGCCACGCCTTTTTCACCCGCGGCGGCGGCGTGTCCGAAGGCGTCTACGCGTCGCTCAATGGCGGCGTCGGATCGCGGGACGCGCCGCCGCATGTCGAGGAGAATCGCGCCCGCATGGCGGCGCGTCTCGGCGTCGAGGCCGACCGCCTGCTGGTGCCGTTCCAGATCCATTCCGCAGAGGCGCGCGCCGTGCGCGAACCGTGGAGCGCTGACGCGCGGCCGCGATGCGACGGCGTGGTGACGGCGGAAGTCTCGCTCGCGCTCGGCGTCACCGGCGCCGACTGCGGGATGTTGCTGTTCGCCGACGCGAAGGCGGCCGTCATCGGCGCCTGTCACGCCGGCTGGAAAGGCGCGCTCGGCGGCGTCATCGAAGCGACCGTCAGAGAGATGGAGGCGCATGGCGCGCGCCGCGCCGACGTCCATGTCGCGCTCGGCCCAGCGATCGGGGCGACGAGCTATGAAGTCGGGCCGGAATTCATCGATCAGTTTCGGGAAGCCGACGAGTCCTTTTCGCGCTTTTTTACGCCGACGGCGCGCGAAGGCCATGCGACCTTCGATCTGCCGGGCTTCATCGGCTCACGCGTCGAGGCGCTCGACGTCGCCTCGTTCGAAGACCTCGGCGTCGACACTTACGCCGACGAAGCGCGCTGTTTCAGCTACCGCCGCAGCGTCCATCGCCGCGAGCCGGACTATGGGCGGCTCGTCTCGGCGATCGCGCTGATCTGA
- a CDS encoding class I SAM-dependent methyltransferase, whose translation MSALQREIVETIAHDGPMTLERFMSLCLTHPRYGYYMTRDPFGAGGDFVTAPEISQMFGELLGVWVTEAWRAAGAPSQARLVELGPGRGTLMSDVLRVTPIAPNFFSAVSVHLVETSPVLREAQRQTLARAAKPAQWHVDFAETPPGPAFILANEFFDALPVRHFVKTASGWREQLVGLDAQGELAFGLSDQIETTLNVPAREGSIIEVSAVSQKLIGDIAARLVAQGGALLLVDYGYDQTSLGESLQAVSRHAYVDPLAAPGEADLTAHVDFAALARAARARGAKVMGPVTQAHFLLQLGIERRAETLSKKATPEQAQSIIDAFERLTGVDDARHQMGGLFKVMAVTHPDMPDLPGFFV comes from the coding sequence ATGAGCGCCTTGCAAAGAGAGATCGTCGAGACGATCGCTCATGACGGTCCGATGACGCTCGAGCGATTCATGTCGCTCTGCCTGACGCATCCGCGCTACGGCTATTACATGACGCGCGATCCATTCGGCGCGGGCGGAGACTTCGTCACCGCGCCGGAGATCAGTCAGATGTTCGGCGAATTGCTCGGCGTCTGGGTCACCGAAGCCTGGCGCGCCGCGGGCGCGCCGTCTCAGGCCCGGCTCGTCGAGCTCGGCCCCGGCCGCGGCACGCTGATGTCGGATGTGCTGCGGGTGACGCCGATCGCGCCCAACTTCTTTTCCGCCGTCAGCGTGCATCTCGTCGAAACCAGTCCGGTTCTGCGCGAGGCGCAGCGCCAGACGCTGGCCAGGGCCGCGAAGCCGGCGCAATGGCATGTGGATTTTGCCGAGACGCCTCCCGGTCCAGCCTTCATCCTCGCCAATGAGTTTTTCGACGCCCTGCCCGTCAGGCATTTCGTCAAGACCGCCAGCGGCTGGCGCGAACAACTTGTCGGGCTCGACGCTCAAGGCGAACTCGCCTTCGGACTGTCCGATCAGATCGAGACGACGCTCAACGTCCCAGCGCGCGAAGGATCGATCATAGAAGTCAGCGCCGTGAGCCAAAAGCTTATCGGCGATATCGCCGCGCGGCTCGTCGCCCAAGGCGGCGCGCTGCTGCTCGTCGACTACGGCTATGATCAGACGTCGCTCGGCGAAAGTTTGCAGGCGGTGTCGCGCCACGCCTATGTCGATCCGCTGGCGGCGCCGGGCGAAGCGGACCTGACCGCTCACGTCGATTTCGCCGCTCTGGCGCGCGCCGCGCGCGCGCGCGGCGCCAAGGTGATGGGCCCGGTGACGCAAGCGCATTTCCTGCTGCAGCTTGGCATCGAACGCCGCGCCGAGACCTTGTCGAAAAAAGCGACGCCCGAACAGGCGCAATCGATCATCGACGCGTTCGAACGTCTCACCGGCGTCGACGACGCGCGCCATCAGATGGGCGGACTGTTCAAAGTGATGGCGGTGACCCATCCAGACATGCCCGACCTGCCGGGATTTTTCGTGTAA
- the lgt gene encoding prolipoprotein diacylglyceryl transferase, with the protein MPIFVLPFPVIDPVAVNIGPVPLRWYALAYIGGFIFGWLGLRALAANDALWRRGQPRPSRESLDDLLVFVAFGVVIGGRLGHVLIYDPAFYVAHPLEIFQTWKGGMAFHGGLVGAIIGMALYAHRSGVPLLTVSDICATVAPIGLFFGRLANFIKPEMWGRETDVPWAMAFPGAGDVPRHPSQLYEAGLEGVALGLLLWFAARHGALKHPGLATGFFGVGYGLARIFCEFFREPDPVQEALPNGLTMGMVLSAPLVLIGAAAIMFALRPRSATA; encoded by the coding sequence ATGCCGATTTTTGTGCTTCCCTTTCCAGTGATCGATCCTGTCGCCGTCAACATCGGGCCCGTGCCGCTGCGGTGGTATGCGCTCGCCTATATCGGCGGCTTCATCTTCGGCTGGCTCGGCTTGCGCGCGCTCGCCGCAAACGACGCGCTCTGGCGGCGCGGCCAACCGCGACCAAGCCGAGAGTCTCTCGATGATCTTCTCGTCTTCGTCGCCTTCGGCGTCGTCATCGGCGGACGACTCGGGCATGTGCTGATCTATGATCCGGCGTTCTATGTCGCGCATCCGCTGGAAATTTTTCAGACCTGGAAGGGCGGCATGGCCTTCCACGGCGGCCTCGTCGGGGCGATCATCGGCATGGCCCTCTACGCCCATCGCAGCGGCGTGCCGCTGCTTACGGTGAGCGACATTTGCGCCACGGTCGCGCCGATCGGACTTTTCTTCGGCCGCCTCGCCAATTTCATCAAGCCGGAGATGTGGGGGCGCGAAACCGACGTTCCCTGGGCGATGGCGTTTCCAGGCGCGGGCGACGTCCCGCGCCATCCCAGCCAGCTTTATGAGGCGGGGCTCGAAGGCGTGGCGCTGGGCCTGCTGTTGTGGTTCGCTGCGCGCCACGGCGCGCTCAAACACCCGGGTCTCGCCACCGGCTTTTTTGGCGTCGGCTACGGGCTGGCGCGCATTTTCTGCGAGTTTTTTCGCGAACCCGATCCGGTTCAGGAAGCGCTGCCCAATGGATTGACCATGGGCATGGTCCTTTCTGCGCCGCTTGTTTTAATTGGCGCGGCGGCGATCATGTTCGCGCTGCGCCCGAGGAGCGCGACGGCATGA